From one Lotus japonicus ecotype B-129 chromosome 3, LjGifu_v1.2 genomic stretch:
- the LOC130745954 gene encoding casein kinase 1-like protein HD16 — protein MPVLRSGARRGRAAAKQGERRESPVEGEAIATRTRRRRAAAAATNNNKPQEVVVDENVVVVPKKEEENRGGAEKEVVAEKQMDDSGGRSNDKAVAGEDESTALVIPDKVQVGNSPLYKVEKKLGKGGFGQVYVGRRVSGGNLSERTGPGAVEVAMKLEHRTSKGCNYGPPNEWQVYNTLGGSHGVPQVHYKGKQGDYFIMIMDMLGPSLWDVWNSNSHTMSTEMVACIAIEAISILEKMHSRGYVHGDVKPENFLLGAPGSPDEKKLFLVDLGLATKWRDSATGLHVDYDQRPDVFRGTVRYASAHAHLGRTSSRRDDLESLAYTLIFLLRGRLPWQGFQGENKGFMVCRKKMGTTPESLCCFCPQPFRQFVEHVVNLKFDEEPNYAKYISLFDGIVGPNPDIRPINTEGAQKLIGHKRGRLATEDDDEQPQKKIRMGLPANQWISVYNARRPMKQRYHYNVSDTRLSQHIQKGNEDGLYISCVASSMNLWALIMDAGTGFTSQVYELSPFFLHKEWIMEHWEKNYYISAIAGAVNGSSLVVMSKGTPYTQQSYKVSDSFPFKWINKKWREGFYVTAMATSSIRWGVVMSRGAGFSDQVVELDFLYPSEGIHKRWDCGYRITSTAATADQAAFVLSVPRRKPTDETQETLRTTAFPSTHVKEKWAKNLYIASVCYGRTVS, from the exons ATGCCGGTGCTGCGTAGTGGAGCGCGCCGGGGCCGGGCAGCAGCGAAGCAAGGAGAGCGGCGGGAGAGTCCGGTTGAAGGTGAAGCGATTGCGACGAGGACGAGGCGGCGGcgtgcggcggcggcggcgacgAATAATAATAAGCCGCAGGAGGTTGTGGTCGATGAGAACGTAGTTGTTGTGccgaagaaggaagaagagaatCGGGGTGGAGCGGAGAAGGAAGTGGTTGCGGAGAAACAGATGGATGACAGTGGTGGTCGCAGCAATGATAAGGCCGTTGCCGGTGAAGATGAAAGCACCGCCCTTGTGATTCCTGATAAG GTTCAAGTAGGTAATTCCCCTTTGTATAAAGTAGAAAAAAAACTTGGCAAGGGTGGATTTGGCCAAGTATATGTAGGTCGACGTGTTTCTGGTGGAAATTTGAGTGAGAGAACTGGACCTGGAGCTGTAGAG GTTGCAATGAAACTCGAGCATAGGACTAGTAAAGGATGTAACTATGGACCTCCCAATGAATGGCAAGTGTACAA CACTCTTGGTGGAAGTCATGGGGTGCCACAAGTACATTACAAGGGCAAGCAGGGTGACTATTTCATCATG ATTATGGATATGCTGGGTCCTAGCTTGTGGGATGTTTGGAATAGTAACTCTCATAC CATGTCCACTGAAATGGTTGCTTGTATTGCCATTGAAGCAATATCCATATTGGAGAAGATGCACTCTCGAGG GTATGTGCATGGAGATGTGAAGCCTGAAAATTTTCTACTTGGTGCTCCTGGTTCACCTGATGAGAAAAAATTGTTCCTTGTAGATCTTGGGTTAG CTACTAAATGGAGGGATAGTGCGACAGGTTTGCATGTGGATTATGACCAAAGGCCTGATGTTTTCAG GGGCACAGTTCGCTATGCTAGTGCCCATGCACATTTGGGAAGAACTTCAAGCAGGAGGGATGACTTGGAATCTCTTGCATATACTCTGATTTTTCTTCTTCGAGGTCGTCTCCCTTGGCAGGGATTCCAG GGAGAAAACAAAGGATTTATGGTTTGCAGGAAAAAGATGGGAACAACTCCGGAAAGTCTATGCTGCTTTTGCCCTCAGCCTTTTAGACAGTTTGTTGAGCATGTAGTGAACTTAAAGTTTGATGAAGAGCCTAACTATGCAAAATACATTTCTCTATTTGACGGAATTGTTGGTCCAAACCCAGATATTAGACCAATTAATACAGAAGGTGCCCAAAAG CTCATTGGTCATAAGAGAGGCCGGTTGGCAACGGAAGATGACGATGAACAACCCCAAAAGAAGATTCGTATGGGTTTGCCAGCAAACCAGTGGATTAGTGTTTACAATGCTCGTAGACCAATGAAACAAAG ATATCACTACAATGTGTCAGATACAAGGCTATCCCAGCACATTCAGAAAGGAAATGAGGATGGCTTATATATTAGCTGTGTTGCTTCTTCTATGAACCTGTGGGCCTTAATCATGGATGCGGGGACAGGTTTCACTTCTCAAGTCTATGAACTTTCCCCTTTTTTTCTCCACAAG GAATGGATCATGGAGCACTGGGAAAAAAATTACTACATCAGCGCTATTGCTGGAGCTGTGAATGGGAGTTCATTAGTAGTAATGTCTAAGG GCACACCATATACGCAGCAATCGTACAAAGTTAGTGATTCATTTCCTTTCAAGTGGATTAACAAAAAGTGGCGGGAGGGCTTTTACGTTACTGCAATGGCCACCTCGAGCATCAGATGGGGAGTAGTTATGTCTCGCGGTGCAGGATTTTCAGACCAG GTTGTTGAACTAGATTTTCTGTATCCTAGCGAAGGGATTCACAAGCGGTGGGATTGTGGATACCGAATCACATCGACTGCTGCAACTGCAGACCAAGCTGCTTTTGTCTTGAGCGTGCCTAGGAGGAAACCCACAGATGAAACTCAGGAAACACTAAGGACCACTGCTTTTCCTAGTACACATGTCAAG GAGAAATGGGCGAAGAACCTGTACATTGCTTCTGTTTGCTACGGACGCACAGTTTCTTGA
- the LOC130744736 gene encoding protein SAWADEE HOMEODOMAIN HOMOLOG 1-like, producing the protein MELMSGIKLKAGKEIVRGRCPKEKSSHPCGRPKKGKRDADDSEWEWTFEARSKKDLAWHDIEEFLNFRYSRTGELEVRVRYAGYGRLDDEWVNVKKKRIRDRSIPLAPSKCHKVKDGDLVLCLQKKDNYALYFDARVARIHRRLHDATDCKCIFTVRFLHDNSEEEIDWKGICYRPIQEESVVYHNSPEPTQEESTKEESVVSHNSPEPTKELSLSDIENLWP; encoded by the exons ATGGAATTGATGAGTGGTATAAAATTGAAGGCTG GAAAAGAGATTGTTAGGGGTCGCTGTCCAAAGGAGAAGTCGTCCCATCCTTGTGGGCGACCAAAGAAAG GTAAACGAGATGCAGATGATTCAGAATGGGAGTGGACATTTGAAGCAAGATCTAAGAAAGACTTAGCATG GCATGATATTGAAGAGTTTCTTAACTTCAGATACTCGAGAACCGGTGAACT GGAAGTTCGTGTACGATATGCTGGATATGGCAGGCTGGATGATGAGTGGgtgaatgtgaaaaaaaaaaggatacgAGATAGATCTATCCCATTGGCACCTTCAAAGTGTCACAAGGTGAAGGATGGAGATCTTGTACTATGTTTGCAG AAAAAGGATAATTATGCCCTCTACTTCGATGCTCGTGTAGCAAGAATCCATAGGAGGCTACATGATGCGACAGATTGCAAGTGCATTTTCACTGTTCGATTTCTCCATGACAACTCTGAG GAAGAAATTGATTGGAAAGGGATATGTTATAGGCCTATACAAGAGGAATCTGTTGTGTATCATAACTCCCCAGAACCTACACAAGAGGAATCTACAAAAGAGGAATCTGTTGTAAGCCATAACTCTCCAGAACCTACCAAAGAACTCAGCCTAAGTGACATAGAGAACTTGTGGCCATGA